Proteins encoded together in one Pseudoroseomonas cervicalis window:
- a CDS encoding efflux RND transporter periplasmic adaptor subunit, translating to MRRNLFWAMLGTLATLAGAGAGAFALAGRARDPAAGGQDPAGGDPRQAPPLVLVAVAEPPGLAGHAFTGLLGARVQSDLAFRVGGKVTARLVDLGQAVRRGDVLARLDEKDLTLALQARRNAVLGARATLLQAEADEGRYRQLLAQGWASRQRYEATRAARDTARAALAAAEAEAEMAANELAYATLRADADGVVTQVLAEPGAVLAAGQPMIRLAQAGPREAVVNLPEGLRPALGTRAEVTVYALSGAATTASPAHLRQLADAADPASRTYEARFVLEGAAAQAPLGSTVTLRLAAAAGGGATVPLGALRDDGRATGVWVLDAAGQSVRFRPVQLRRLGAEQAVVEGVAPGERVAALGAQLLREGQPVRVESLEAAR from the coding sequence ATGAGACGGAACCTTTTCTGGGCCATGCTCGGCACCCTCGCCACCCTGGCGGGTGCCGGGGCAGGCGCCTTTGCGCTGGCCGGCCGCGCCCGGGACCCCGCCGCCGGGGGCCAGGACCCGGCGGGCGGGGATCCGCGGCAGGCGCCGCCCCTGGTCCTGGTGGCGGTGGCCGAGCCGCCCGGCCTGGCCGGGCACGCCTTCACCGGCCTGCTTGGGGCGAGGGTGCAGAGCGACCTGGCCTTCCGCGTCGGCGGCAAGGTCACGGCGCGCCTGGTCGATCTCGGCCAGGCCGTCCGGCGCGGGGACGTCCTGGCGCGGCTCGACGAGAAGGATCTGACCCTGGCGCTGCAGGCGCGGCGCAACGCCGTGCTCGGCGCGCGCGCGACGCTGCTGCAGGCGGAGGCCGATGAAGGGCGCTACCGCCAGCTGCTGGCCCAGGGCTGGGCATCGCGCCAGCGATACGAGGCCACCCGCGCCGCCCGCGACACTGCCCGCGCGGCCCTGGCCGCGGCCGAGGCGGAGGCCGAGATGGCGGCCAATGAGCTCGCCTACGCCACGCTGCGGGCCGATGCCGATGGTGTCGTGACCCAGGTGCTGGCCGAGCCGGGCGCCGTGCTGGCCGCCGGCCAGCCGATGATCCGCCTGGCCCAGGCCGGCCCGCGCGAGGCCGTGGTGAACCTGCCCGAGGGCCTCCGCCCCGCCCTCGGCACACGGGCAGAGGTCACCGTCTATGCGCTGTCCGGCGCCGCGACCACGGCCTCGCCCGCCCATCTGCGGCAGCTGGCCGATGCCGCCGATCCCGCCAGCCGCACCTATGAGGCGCGCTTCGTGCTGGAGGGCGCGGCGGCGCAGGCACCACTCGGCAGCACGGTGACGCTACGCCTCGCCGCCGCCGCCGGCGGTGGCGCGACCGTGCCGCTGGGCGCGCTCCGCGACGATGGGCGGGCCACCGGCGTCTGGGTGCTGGACGCTGCCGGCCAGAGCGTGCGCTTCCGCCCCGTGCAGCTGCGGCGGCTGGGCGCCGAGCAGGCGGTCGTCGAGGGTGTCGCGCCGGGCGAGCGCGTCGCGGCGCTGGGCGCCCAGCTGCTGCGGGAGGGCCAGCCGGTGCGGGTGGAGAGCCTGGAGGCCGCGCGATGA
- a CDS encoding MarR family winged helix-turn-helix transcriptional regulator, with protein sequence MEDTPPLDPLLLRAVEASCVCLRVQRASRAVGRRYDDAFRPLDLNNWQFSLLAAIEASEAPSVNALAGFLGMDRTTMTRNLAVLQRRGLLSMAQDAQDGRVRRAALTAQGRDLLLRALDSWRATNEAVKASIPAASFPAMWRGLGSLAGP encoded by the coding sequence ATGGAAGACACGCCCCCCCTCGACCCTCTGCTCCTCCGCGCGGTGGAGGCGTCCTGCGTCTGCCTGCGGGTGCAGCGCGCCAGCCGCGCCGTGGGGCGGCGCTATGATGACGCCTTCCGCCCGCTCGACCTGAACAACTGGCAGTTCAGCCTGCTGGCCGCCATCGAGGCGTCCGAGGCGCCGAGCGTGAACGCGCTGGCCGGCTTCCTCGGCATGGACCGCACGACGATGACGCGGAACCTCGCCGTCCTGCAGCGGCGGGGGCTGCTGTCGATGGCGCAGGATGCGCAGGATGGCCGCGTCAGGCGCGCTGCCCTGACAGCGCAGGGGCGCGACCTGCTGCTCCGGGCGCTCGACTCCTGGCGCGCGACCAATGAGGCGGTGAAGGCCTCCATCCCGGCGGCCTCCTTCCCGGCGATGTGGCGCGGCCTGGGAAGCCTGGCCGGGCCATGA
- the rnhA gene encoding ribonuclease HI — MASETVENAAPRLVEIWTDGGCKPNPGPGGWAAILRYGEAEKELSGYDAATTNNRMELTAAIMALESLKRPCTVVLHTDSEYVRNGISRWINGWVRNNWRNAAKDPVANMELWQRLLAAAKPHKVDWRWVRGHAGDAMNERADQLATAARLSEGRQG; from the coding sequence ATGGCCTCTGAGACCGTGGAGAACGCCGCGCCGCGGCTGGTCGAGATCTGGACCGATGGCGGCTGCAAGCCCAATCCCGGCCCCGGCGGCTGGGCCGCCATCCTGCGCTATGGCGAGGCGGAGAAGGAGCTCTCCGGCTATGACGCCGCCACCACCAACAACCGCATGGAGCTGACGGCGGCCATCATGGCGCTGGAAAGCCTGAAGCGGCCCTGCACCGTGGTGCTGCACACCGACAGCGAATATGTCCGCAACGGCATCAGCCGCTGGATCAATGGCTGGGTGCGCAACAACTGGCGCAACGCGGCGAAGGACCCGGTGGCGAATATGGAGCTGTGGCAGCGCCTGCTGGCCGCCGCCAAGCCGCACAAGGTCGATTGGCGCTGGGTGCGCGGCCATGCGGGCGATGCGATGAACGAGCGCGCCGACCAGCTGGCCACCGCCGCGCGGCTGTCGGAAGGGCGGCAGGGCTGA
- a CDS encoding homoserine kinase, giving the protein MAVYTEVSDEALRAFLSEYELGELLAFRGIAEGVENSNFALRTTTGDYILTLYEKRVDPAELPWFLGLMRHLASRGISCPLPVAGRDTVALRQLAGRPAAICTFLPGVWPRRVQPGHCAPLGAALAGLHAAGEGFRAERANSLGPRAWAPLLERCRAGGDAVQEGLVAELDGHLSGILAEWPQGLPRGHIHADLFPDNVFFLDSERGAPRVSGLIDFYFACTDALAYDLAICLNAWCFEPDLSFNVTKARAMIGAYQALRPLSAMEIEALPVLCRGAAMRFLLTRLYDWTHTPPGAMVTRKDPLEYLKRLRFYAEARDAGAYGL; this is encoded by the coding sequence ATGGCGGTCTATACCGAGGTCTCGGACGAGGCGCTGCGCGCCTTCCTGTCCGAGTATGAGCTGGGCGAGCTGCTCGCCTTCCGCGGCATTGCCGAGGGCGTCGAGAACAGCAATTTCGCGCTGCGCACCACCACCGGCGACTACATCCTGACGCTGTACGAGAAGCGCGTGGACCCGGCCGAGCTGCCCTGGTTCCTCGGCCTGATGCGGCATCTGGCGTCGCGCGGCATTTCCTGCCCGCTGCCGGTGGCGGGGCGCGACACGGTGGCGCTGCGCCAGCTGGCCGGGCGGCCGGCGGCGATCTGCACCTTCCTGCCCGGCGTCTGGCCGCGCCGGGTGCAGCCGGGGCATTGCGCGCCGCTCGGCGCGGCGCTGGCCGGGCTGCACGCCGCCGGCGAGGGCTTCCGGGCCGAGCGCGCCAACTCCCTCGGCCCCCGCGCTTGGGCGCCGCTGCTGGAGCGCTGCCGCGCCGGCGGCGACGCGGTGCAGGAGGGGCTGGTGGCCGAGCTGGACGGGCATCTCTCCGGCATCCTGGCCGAATGGCCCCAGGGCCTGCCGCGCGGCCACATCCATGCCGATCTGTTCCCGGACAACGTCTTCTTCCTCGATTCGGAGCGCGGCGCGCCGCGTGTCTCCGGGCTGATCGACTTCTACTTCGCCTGCACCGACGCCCTGGCCTATGACCTGGCGATCTGCCTGAACGCCTGGTGCTTCGAGCCGGACCTGTCCTTCAACGTGACCAAGGCGCGGGCGATGATCGGCGCCTACCAGGCGCTGCGCCCGCTCTCGGCCATGGAGATCGAGGCGCTGCCGGTGCTGTGCCGAGGCGCCGCCATGCGCTTCCTGCTGACGCGGCTGTATGACTGGACCCACACCCCGCCCGGCGCCATGGTCACCCGCAAGGACCCGCTGGAATACCTCAAGCGCCTGCGCTTCTACGCCGAGGCCCGGGATGCTGGCGCCTATGGCCTCTGA
- the ispH gene encoding 4-hydroxy-3-methylbut-2-enyl diphosphate reductase: MTVKPALHVLLAGPRGFCAGVDRAIKIVEESLTRFGAPVYVRHEIVHNKFVVQSLEAKGAVFVEELDEVPPDAPVVFSAHGVPKSVPAEAQRRNMVYVDATCPLVSKVHREAERHSAAGRHILLIGHAGHPEVIGTMGQLPPGSVTLVETAEQAEAVTPPEGPLAYTTQTTLSVDDTAGIVAVLARRFPHMVGPAKESICYATTNRQAAVKAIAARAEAVVVVGAPNSSNSVRLREVAERAGCPRALMVQRGAELDLAALQGVRTLGISAGASAPEVLVDEVIARLREAFDLTLEEVVVAEENVTFKLPAILAR; the protein is encoded by the coding sequence ATGACCGTCAAGCCCGCCCTGCACGTCCTGCTCGCCGGACCCCGCGGCTTCTGCGCCGGGGTGGACCGGGCGATCAAGATCGTCGAGGAATCGCTCACCCGCTTCGGCGCCCCGGTCTATGTCCGGCACGAGATCGTGCACAACAAATTCGTGGTGCAGAGCCTGGAAGCCAAGGGGGCCGTCTTCGTCGAGGAGCTGGACGAGGTGCCGCCCGACGCGCCGGTGGTGTTCAGCGCCCATGGCGTGCCGAAATCGGTCCCGGCCGAGGCGCAGCGGCGCAACATGGTCTATGTCGACGCCACCTGCCCCCTGGTCTCCAAGGTGCACCGGGAGGCGGAGCGGCATTCGGCGGCCGGCCGGCACATCCTGCTGATCGGCCATGCCGGCCATCCGGAGGTGATCGGCACCATGGGCCAGCTGCCGCCCGGCAGCGTCACCCTGGTCGAGACCGCCGAGCAGGCCGAGGCGGTGACCCCGCCCGAGGGGCCGCTGGCCTACACCACCCAGACCACCCTCTCGGTCGATGACACGGCCGGCATCGTGGCGGTGCTGGCCCGCCGCTTCCCGCACATGGTGGGCCCGGCCAAGGAGAGTATCTGCTACGCCACCACCAACCGCCAGGCCGCCGTCAAGGCGATCGCGGCGCGGGCCGAGGCGGTGGTGGTGGTGGGCGCGCCCAACTCCTCCAACAGCGTGCGGCTGCGCGAGGTGGCCGAGCGCGCCGGCTGCCCGCGCGCCCTGATGGTGCAGCGCGGGGCCGAGCTGGATCTGGCGGCGCTGCAGGGGGTGCGGACGCTCGGCATCTCGGCCGGCGCCAGCGCGCCGGAGGTGCTGGTGGACGAGGTGATCGCCCGCCTGCGCGAAGCCTTCGATCTGACCCTTGAGGAAGTGGTGGTGGCGGAGGAAAACGTCACCTTCAAGCTGCCCGCTATCCTGGCGCGGTAA
- the gcvT gene encoding glycine cleavage system aminomethyltransferase GcvT, whose translation MADTLLETPLASLHRELGGKMVPFAGYAMPVQYPAGIMAEHLATRAGAALFDVSHMGQAELTGEGAAAALEALTPADIRILKPGRQKYGLLLNQEGGIVDDFMVANLGGDRLFLVVNASRKAVDLPLIEAALPAGVRLVPLPDRALLAFQGPQAVPLLAGLAPATAALPFMGVAETEIDGIPVLVSRSGYTGEDGVEISVPAERAEALAKRLLALPGVVPAGLGARDSLRLEAGLCLYGNDIDETTSPVEAALVWTIGKRRRMEWNFPGAGRIRAELENGPSRLRVGILPEGRQPARAHTAIHAPGGAAMGEITSGTFGPSLNGPCAMGYVAREHAADGTALELQVRGKALPARVAATPFVPHRYAR comes from the coding sequence GTGGCCGATACATTGCTCGAAACCCCGCTGGCGTCGCTGCATCGCGAGCTCGGCGGCAAGATGGTGCCCTTCGCCGGCTATGCCATGCCGGTGCAGTACCCGGCCGGCATCATGGCCGAGCATCTGGCCACCCGCGCCGGCGCCGCGCTGTTCGACGTCTCCCATATGGGCCAGGCCGAGCTCACCGGCGAAGGCGCGGCCGCGGCGCTGGAGGCGCTGACCCCCGCCGACATCCGCATCCTGAAGCCGGGCCGGCAGAAATACGGCCTGCTGCTGAACCAGGAAGGCGGCATCGTCGATGATTTCATGGTGGCCAATCTGGGCGGCGACCGGCTGTTCCTAGTGGTCAATGCCAGCCGCAAGGCGGTGGATCTGCCGCTGATCGAGGCGGCGCTGCCCGCCGGCGTGCGGCTGGTGCCGCTGCCCGACCGCGCGCTGCTGGCCTTCCAGGGGCCGCAGGCGGTGCCGCTGCTGGCCGGCCTCGCCCCCGCCACCGCCGCGCTGCCCTTCATGGGCGTGGCGGAGACCGAGATCGACGGCATTCCCGTCCTGGTCAGCCGCAGCGGCTATACCGGCGAGGATGGCGTCGAGATCAGCGTGCCGGCCGAGCGGGCCGAGGCGCTGGCGAAGCGCCTGCTCGCCCTGCCGGGCGTGGTGCCGGCCGGGCTGGGCGCGCGCGACTCGCTGCGGCTGGAAGCCGGGCTCTGCCTCTATGGCAATGACATCGACGAGACGACCAGCCCGGTCGAGGCCGCCCTGGTCTGGACCATCGGCAAGCGCCGCCGCATGGAATGGAACTTCCCCGGCGCCGGGCGCATCCGCGCCGAGCTGGAGAACGGTCCGTCGCGGCTGCGCGTCGGCATCCTGCCGGAAGGCCGCCAGCCGGCCCGCGCCCACACCGCGATCCATGCCCCCGGTGGCGCGGCGATGGGCGAGATCACCAGCGGCACCTTTGGCCCCTCGCTGAACGGCCCCTGCGCCATGGGCTATGTGGCGCGCGAGCATGCCGCCGATGGCACGGCCCTGGAATTGCAGGTGCGCGGCAAGGCCCTGCCGGCCCGTGTCGCCGCCACCCCCTTCGTCCCTCACCGCTACGCCCGATAA
- the gcvH gene encoding glycine cleavage system protein GcvH produces the protein MAQLKFTKDHEWVRLEEGVATIGITDHAQTALGDVVFVDLPEAGRAVEAGEACAVVESVKAASDVYAPIAGSIVESNAALSDDPALVNSAPTAEGWFFKMTPADPAAIDALMDEADYLAFVESQS, from the coding sequence ATGGCCCAGCTGAAGTTCACCAAGGATCACGAGTGGGTTCGCCTGGAAGAGGGCGTCGCCACGATCGGCATCACCGACCATGCGCAGACCGCGCTGGGCGACGTCGTCTTCGTCGACCTGCCCGAGGCCGGCCGTGCGGTCGAGGCCGGCGAGGCCTGCGCCGTGGTGGAGAGCGTGAAGGCCGCGTCCGACGTCTATGCGCCGATCGCCGGCAGCATCGTCGAATCCAACGCCGCGCTCTCCGACGACCCGGCGCTGGTCAACAGCGCGCCGACCGCCGAGGGCTGGTTCTTCAAGATGACGCCCGCCGACCCGGCCGCCATCGACGCGCTGATGGATGAGGCCGACTACCTCGCCTTCGTCGAGAGCCAGTCGTGA
- the gcvP gene encoding aminomethyl-transferring glycine dehydrogenase, with protein sequence MSDALHELAALEDHGAFAARHIGPSEAEIAAMLQQVGAASLDDLADRTVPAAIRGQDFSQLPPPVSEAEVIAELRALSELNTRRRSLIGMGYHGTHVPPVILRNVLENPGWYTAYTPYQAEIAQGRLEALVNFQTMVCDLTGLPVANASLLDEATAAAEAMALALAASKSKSRALLVAADVHPQTLAVIQTRAEPLGLAVELVSVSGISAAATEKKPFALVLQYPGTTGEVRDLTAEIAAVQAVGGLAIVAADPLSLVLLTPPGEMGADVVIGSSQRFGVPMGYGGPHAAFMAVKDAYKRLMPGRLVGVSVDAAGRPAMRLALQTREQHIRREKATSNICTAQVLLAVMAGMYAVWHGPEGLKRIARRVALQARLLADAAVRAGFTLRHDAFFDTIAIEAGAKADALMAEALSSGFNLRRIDATGVGIALDETVSRLELETLLAVLGKVGGQAVALDALSPRGGLPAALARRSAILTAQVFNSHHAEHAMLRYLKSLEDKDVALNRSMIPLGSCTMKLNATAEMIPVTFPGFSEIHPFAPADQATGYLALIRRLESWLATITGFAAVSLQPNAGSQGEYAGLLAIRAWHKARGEAQRDVCLIPSSAHGTNPASAVMAGMRVVVVGCDRDGNVDLADLEAKIAQHSEKLSALMVTYPSTHGVFEEEIIRICDAVHAAGGQVYMDGANMNAQVGLTAPGRIGADVCHLNLHKTFCIPHGGGGPGVGPIGVAAHLAPHLPNHPLLAEAGPATGYGPVSAAPFGSASILPISYAYIRMMGGAALTRATQVAILNANYIAKRLDGHFPVLYKGKRGMVAHECILDCRGFQQGGGVLVEDIAKRLQDYGFHAPTMSWPVAGTLMVEPTESETKAELDRFCDAMIAIRAEIRAVEQGRADRSDNPLKNAPHTAAEVMSSDWAHPYSREEAAFPLPFVAAHKYWPPVKRVDNVHGDRNLVCTCAPLEDYAQAAE encoded by the coding sequence GTGAGCGACGCGCTGCACGAGCTGGCGGCGCTGGAGGACCACGGCGCCTTCGCCGCGCGGCATATCGGCCCCTCCGAGGCCGAGATCGCCGCGATGCTGCAGCAGGTGGGCGCGGCCAGCCTCGACGACCTCGCCGACCGCACCGTCCCCGCCGCCATCCGCGGCCAGGATTTTTCTCAGTTGCCTCCTCCGGTGTCGGAGGCCGAGGTCATCGCTGAGCTGCGGGCGCTGTCGGAGCTGAACACCCGCCGCCGCTCGCTGATCGGCATGGGCTATCACGGCACGCATGTGCCGCCGGTGATCCTGCGCAACGTGCTGGAGAATCCGGGCTGGTACACGGCCTACACGCCCTACCAGGCCGAGATCGCGCAAGGGCGGCTGGAGGCGCTGGTCAATTTCCAGACCATGGTCTGCGATTTGACCGGCCTGCCGGTGGCGAATGCCTCGCTGCTGGACGAGGCGACGGCGGCGGCCGAGGCGATGGCCCTGGCGCTGGCCGCCAGCAAGTCGAAGTCGCGCGCGCTGCTGGTCGCGGCCGATGTGCACCCGCAGACGCTCGCCGTCATCCAGACCCGTGCCGAGCCGCTGGGCCTGGCGGTCGAGCTGGTGTCCGTCTCCGGAATTTCGGCGGCCGCCACTGAAAAGAAGCCCTTCGCGCTGGTGCTGCAATATCCGGGCACGACCGGCGAGGTCCGTGACCTGACCGCCGAGATCGCCGCGGTGCAGGCGGTGGGGGGGCTGGCCATCGTCGCGGCTGACCCGCTCTCGCTCGTGCTGCTGACGCCGCCGGGCGAGATGGGCGCGGATGTCGTCATCGGCTCCAGCCAGCGCTTCGGCGTGCCGATGGGCTATGGCGGGCCGCACGCCGCCTTCATGGCGGTGAAGGACGCCTATAAGCGGCTGATGCCGGGGCGGCTGGTCGGCGTCTCGGTCGATGCCGCCGGGCGGCCGGCGATGCGCCTGGCGCTGCAGACGCGCGAGCAGCATATCCGCCGCGAGAAGGCGACCTCGAACATCTGCACCGCGCAGGTGCTGCTGGCGGTGATGGCCGGCATGTATGCCGTGTGGCACGGGCCGGAGGGGCTGAAGCGCATCGCCCGCCGCGTCGCGCTGCAGGCGCGGCTGCTGGCCGATGCGGCGGTGCGCGCCGGCTTCACCCTGCGCCATGATGCCTTCTTCGACACCATCGCCATCGAGGCCGGCGCGAAGGCCGATGCGCTGATGGCCGAGGCGCTGTCGAGCGGCTTCAACCTGCGCCGCATCGACGCCACCGGTGTCGGCATCGCGCTGGACGAGACGGTGTCGCGGCTGGAGCTGGAGACGCTGCTGGCGGTGCTCGGCAAGGTCGGCGGGCAGGCGGTGGCGCTGGATGCGCTCTCGCCGCGCGGCGGGCTGCCGGCGGCGCTGGCGCGGCGCTCGGCCATCCTGACGGCGCAGGTGTTCAACAGCCACCATGCGGAGCATGCCATGCTCCGCTACCTGAAGTCGCTGGAGGACAAGGACGTCGCGCTGAACCGGAGCATGATCCCGCTCGGGTCCTGCACGATGAAGCTGAACGCGACGGCGGAGATGATCCCCGTCACCTTCCCCGGCTTCTCCGAGATCCACCCCTTCGCCCCCGCCGACCAGGCCACCGGCTATCTGGCGCTGATCCGGCGGCTGGAGAGCTGGCTGGCCACCATCACCGGCTTCGCCGCCGTGTCGCTGCAGCCCAATGCCGGCAGCCAGGGCGAGTATGCCGGGCTGCTGGCGATCCGCGCCTGGCACAAGGCGCGGGGCGAGGCGCAGCGCGATGTCTGCCTGATCCCCTCCTCGGCGCATGGCACCAACCCGGCTTCCGCCGTGATGGCCGGCATGCGGGTGGTGGTGGTGGGTTGCGACCGCGACGGCAATGTCGATCTCGCCGATCTCGAGGCGAAGATCGCGCAGCACTCGGAAAAACTGTCGGCGCTGATGGTCACCTATCCCTCGACGCATGGCGTGTTCGAGGAGGAGATCATCCGCATCTGCGACGCGGTGCATGCGGCGGGCGGCCAGGTCTATATGGACGGCGCCAACATGAATGCGCAGGTGGGCCTGACCGCCCCGGGCCGGATCGGCGCCGATGTCTGCCACCTGAACCTGCACAAGACCTTCTGCATCCCGCATGGCGGCGGCGGGCCGGGTGTCGGCCCGATCGGCGTGGCGGCGCATCTGGCGCCGCATCTGCCGAACCATCCGCTGCTGGCCGAGGCGGGCCCGGCGACGGGTTATGGCCCGGTCTCGGCGGCGCCGTTTGGCAGCGCCTCGATCCTGCCGATCTCCTACGCCTATATCCGCATGATGGGCGGGGCGGCGCTGACGCGGGCGACGCAGGTGGCGATCCTGAACGCCAACTACATCGCCAAGCGGCTCGATGGGCACTTCCCCGTGCTCTACAAGGGCAAGCGCGGCATGGTGGCGCATGAGTGCATCCTGGATTGCCGCGGCTTCCAGCAGGGCGGTGGTGTCCTTGTCGAGGACATCGCCAAGCGGCTGCAGGATTACGGCTTCCACGCGCCGACCATGTCCTGGCCAGTGGCGGGCACGCTGATGGTGGAGCCCACCGAGAGCGAGACCAAGGCCGAGCTGGACCGCTTCTGCGACGCCATGATCGCCATCCGCGCCGAGATCCGCGCGGTGGAGCAGGGCCGTGCCGACCGCAGCGACAACCCGCTGAAGAATGCGCCGCACACGGCCGCGGAGGTGATGTCCTCCGACTGGGCGCATCCCTACAGCCGGGAGGAGGCGGCCTTCCCGCTGCCCTTCGTCGCCGCGCACAAGTATTGGCCGCCGGTCAAGCGCGTCGACAATGTGCATGGCGACCGCAATTTGGTCTGCACCTGCGCACCGCTCGAGGATTACGCGCAGGCGGCGGAGTGA
- a CDS encoding DUF2891 domain-containing protein, which translates to MLTEDLASRFARIALGHVEREYPTKIAHAMAGPEDVGTPSQLYPIFHGSFDWHSCVHGYWLLAHLLQRFPGMEPAAEIRALFSRKLTPTKIAGECAYLSRPSSRGFERPYGWAWALKLCATLRGTEWEAATAPLGVLVEQKFRDFLPKATYPVRVGTHFNTAFALRLAADYADAEFLALLRDTARSWYGEDRDAPAWGEPSGDDFLSSTLIEAEAMRRLLPPEEFAPWCRAFLPRLAQQEPATLFTPATVSDRSDGKIAHLDGLNLSRAWCWRNLGQKKVAQRHLEAGLPHVAGDYMGEHWLASFAVLALEG; encoded by the coding sequence ATGCTCACCGAAGACCTCGCCAGCCGCTTCGCCCGCATCGCCCTCGGCCATGTCGAGCGCGAATATCCCACCAAGATCGCCCATGCCATGGCGGGGCCGGAGGATGTCGGCACGCCGAGCCAGCTCTACCCCATCTTCCACGGCAGCTTCGACTGGCATTCCTGCGTGCATGGCTATTGGCTGCTGGCGCATCTGCTGCAGCGCTTTCCGGGCATGGAACCCGCCGCCGAGATTCGCGCGCTGTTCAGCCGCAAGCTCACACCGACAAAAATCGCTGGCGAATGCGCCTATCTCTCCCGCCCCTCCTCACGCGGCTTCGAGCGGCCCTATGGCTGGGCCTGGGCGCTGAAGCTCTGCGCCACGCTGCGCGGCACGGAATGGGAGGCCGCCACCGCACCGCTCGGCGTGCTGGTCGAACAGAAGTTCCGCGATTTCCTGCCGAAAGCCACCTACCCGGTGCGCGTGGGCACGCATTTCAACACCGCCTTCGCCCTGCGCCTCGCCGCCGACTATGCCGATGCGGAGTTTCTGGCCCTGCTGCGCGACACCGCCCGAAGCTGGTATGGCGAGGATCGCGACGCCCCGGCCTGGGGCGAACCCTCCGGCGATGATTTCCTCTCCTCCACCCTGATCGAGGCCGAGGCGATGCGCCGCCTGCTGCCGCCCGAGGAATTCGCCCCCTGGTGCCGCGCCTTCCTGCCGCGCCTGGCGCAGCAGGAGCCGGCGACGCTCTTCACCCCCGCCACGGTCAGCGACCGCAGCGACGGCAAGATCGCGCATCTGGATGGGCTGAACCTCAGCCGCGCCTGGTGCTGGCGCAATCTCGGTCAGAAGAAGGTGGCGCAGCGCCACCTGGAAGCAGGCCTGCCGCATGTCGCCGGCGACTATATGGGCGAACACTGGCTGGCCAGCTTCGCGGTGCTCGCCCTCGAAGGCTGA
- a CDS encoding DNA topoisomerase IB — MLTETASAVETPRRPRRTAPPPPPPPVEPEAAARAAGLRYVSDDGPGLTRRRSGTGWSYRDATGRPVRDKAVLARLRSLAVPPAWTEVWFCPRADGHIQATGRDARGRKQYRYHPDWRAQRDATKYHHVMEFARALPQLRARVAEDMAERGLGRRKVLATIVHLLDTTLIRVGNEDYAQANGSYGLTTLRNRHVALRGDELRFAFRAKSGKDWKLSLRDRRVARVVRACQELPGQALFQYIDEDGERQSVDSAEVNAYLREISGRDITAKDFRTWAGTVLAALALSEFAAFDSEAAAKRNVKAAIEKAASRLGNTPAICRQCYVHPEVLDSYLQGALALRVKREIEAELREDLPSLKPEEAAVLAFLRKRLAAAATA; from the coding sequence ATGCTGACCGAGACTGCCTCCGCGGTCGAGACACCGCGCCGCCCCCGCCGCACCGCACCGCCGCCACCACCACCACCCGTGGAGCCCGAGGCGGCGGCGCGCGCCGCCGGGCTGCGCTATGTCTCGGATGACGGCCCCGGCCTGACGCGGCGGCGCAGCGGCACCGGCTGGAGCTATCGCGACGCCACGGGCAGGCCCGTGCGCGACAAGGCGGTGCTGGCGCGGCTGCGCAGCCTGGCGGTGCCGCCGGCCTGGACGGAAGTCTGGTTCTGCCCGCGCGCCGATGGCCATATCCAGGCCACCGGGCGCGATGCGCGCGGCCGCAAGCAGTATCGCTACCACCCGGATTGGCGGGCGCAGCGCGATGCCACGAAATACCACCACGTCATGGAATTCGCCCGCGCGCTGCCGCAGCTGCGTGCCCGGGTGGCGGAGGACATGGCCGAGCGCGGCCTCGGCCGGCGCAAGGTGCTGGCCACCATCGTGCATCTGCTGGACACCACGCTGATCCGCGTCGGCAACGAGGATTACGCCCAGGCCAATGGCAGCTACGGCCTGACCACGCTGCGCAACCGCCATGTGGCGCTGCGCGGCGACGAGCTGCGCTTCGCCTTCCGCGCCAAGAGCGGCAAGGACTGGAAATTGTCGCTGCGCGACCGGCGCGTGGCGCGGGTGGTGCGCGCCTGCCAGGAACTGCCCGGCCAGGCGCTGTTCCAGTACATCGACGAGGATGGCGAACGGCAATCCGTCGATTCCGCCGAAGTGAACGCGTATCTCCGCGAGATCAGCGGCCGCGACATCACCGCCAAGGATTTCCGCACCTGGGCCGGCACCGTGCTGGCGGCGCTGGCCCTGTCGGAATTCGCCGCCTTCGACAGCGAGGCCGCGGCCAAGCGCAACGTCAAGGCGGCGATCGAGAAGGCGGCCTCCCGCCTCGGCAACACGCCCGCCATCTGCCGACAATGCTATGTGCACCCCGAGGTGCTGGACAGCTACCTGCAGGGCGCGCTGGCGCTGCGCGTGAAGCGCGAGATCGAGGCCGAGCTGCGCGAGGATTTGCCCTCCCTCAAGCCGGAGGAAGCCGCCGTGCTGGCCTTCCTGCGCAAGCGCCTGGCCGCCGCCGCCACGGCGTGA